One window of the Amycolatopsis mediterranei genome contains the following:
- a CDS encoding beta-ketoacyl-[acyl-carrier-protein] synthase family protein: MNSSPRTGVEVVVTGVGATTPLGGDVATTWRGLLDGRPGVSTLDTEWTREYRFPVRIAARLAVEPDGELDYVELKRMDRAEQLAVVASRQACRDADLAEDTVDPVRCGVVIGTGIGGATTLVTQHDALRERGLRAVSPQLIPMVMPNGPAALVGLALRARAGVHAPMSACASGAEAIAWAWRMIVAGEADVVVAGGTDACITPAIMAGFTRARSMSTRNASPETASRPFDAGRDGFVLGEGAGILVLERADFAAARGAKAYGRLAGVGMSNDAHHITAPDPDGAGQGTAITTALRRAGLAAADIGHVNAHATSTPLGDLTESATIRRVLGDGPVVTAPKGALGHLLGGSGAVEAIATVLSVRDGLVPPTANLDTLDDRIGLDVVAGEPRRVTLTAAISNSFGFGGHNVTLAFAGV; the protein is encoded by the coding sequence GTGAACAGCTCGCCGCGCACCGGCGTCGAGGTGGTGGTCACCGGCGTCGGCGCGACCACACCGCTGGGCGGCGACGTGGCCACCACCTGGCGGGGGCTGCTCGACGGACGGCCCGGGGTGTCCACCTTGGACACCGAGTGGACGCGCGAGTACCGGTTCCCGGTGCGCATCGCCGCGCGGCTCGCCGTCGAACCCGACGGGGAACTGGACTACGTCGAGCTCAAGCGCATGGACCGGGCCGAACAGCTGGCCGTGGTCGCGTCCCGGCAGGCGTGCCGGGACGCGGACCTGGCCGAGGACACGGTGGATCCCGTGCGCTGCGGCGTGGTGATCGGCACCGGGATCGGCGGCGCGACGACGCTGGTCACCCAGCACGACGCGCTGCGGGAGCGGGGGCTGCGGGCGGTGTCGCCGCAGCTGATCCCGATGGTCATGCCCAACGGCCCGGCCGCGCTGGTCGGCCTCGCGCTGCGGGCGCGGGCCGGGGTGCACGCCCCGATGTCGGCGTGCGCGTCCGGGGCCGAGGCGATCGCCTGGGCGTGGCGGATGATCGTGGCGGGGGAGGCCGACGTCGTGGTCGCGGGCGGCACGGACGCCTGCATCACGCCCGCCATCATGGCGGGGTTCACCCGGGCGCGGTCGATGAGCACCCGCAACGCCAGTCCCGAGACGGCATCCCGCCCGTTCGACGCGGGCCGGGACGGTTTCGTGCTGGGGGAGGGGGCGGGCATCCTGGTGCTGGAGCGCGCGGACTTCGCCGCGGCGCGCGGCGCGAAGGCGTACGGCAGGCTCGCCGGCGTGGGTATGAGCAACGACGCCCACCACATCACCGCGCCGGACCCCGACGGCGCCGGGCAGGGCACCGCCATCACCACGGCGCTGCGCCGCGCGGGACTCGCGGCCGCCGACATCGGCCACGTGAACGCGCACGCGACGTCGACGCCGCTGGGGGATCTCACCGAGAGCGCCACGATCCGGCGCGTGCTCGGCGACGGGCCGGTGGTCACCGCGCCGAAGGGGGCGCTGGGGCACCTGCTCGGCGGCTCCGGCGCGGTCGAAGCCATCGCGACCGTGCTGTCGGTCCGGGACGGCCTGGTCCCGCCCACGGCCAACCTCGACACGCTCGACGACCGCATCGGCCTCGACGTCGTGGCCGGCGAGCCCCGCCGCGTCACGCTCACCGCGGCGATCAGCAACTCGTTCGGCTTCGGCGGGCACAACGTGACGCTGGCGTTCGCCGGTGTCTAG
- a CDS encoding PucR family transcriptional regulator, with translation MPGHPHASRRVIREVAAVVLTELPSFADRLTERGVVEEKTFYARGDWVAPADMRQSFMDNARSALVLMTDGFETRADWIAAPLATGRRRAEQGVPLEAVLHLFRLGTELLWEMLLAAARRRSPDELAEFVDSVMVLWQATDRVSTAMVEGYRSREIQLQTRVNRRRERLVRVLVEGRGVDPAVAADAEADLGLPGHGRYVVVLVVCDLTAEEMGPVPELAALGVRVVVAPYRDRVVWLVELGGHTADRLAGLLAPHLRHRAALSGEVDGLAEIGIAYQLAEIALHTQAPDVPGLAVLDDRLPEALVVASPRLAHRLAARTLGRVLDLEDEERQVLLDTLRAWFGADRSPTRAGELLYCHRNTVLNRLRKLEQLTGASLEDDRHQLCCRLALLAHDHLRRE, from the coding sequence ATGCCGGGGCACCCGCACGCGTCCAGGAGGGTCATCCGCGAGGTGGCCGCCGTCGTGCTCACCGAGCTGCCGTCGTTCGCCGACCGGCTGACCGAGCGGGGTGTGGTCGAGGAGAAGACGTTCTACGCGCGCGGGGACTGGGTGGCGCCCGCGGACATGCGGCAGTCGTTCATGGACAACGCCCGCAGCGCGCTGGTCCTGATGACCGACGGGTTCGAAACGCGGGCCGACTGGATCGCGGCCCCGCTGGCCACCGGCCGCCGCCGCGCCGAACAGGGCGTGCCCCTGGAGGCGGTGCTGCACCTGTTCCGGCTGGGCACCGAGCTGCTGTGGGAGATGCTGCTGGCCGCGGCCCGCCGCCGGTCACCGGACGAGCTGGCCGAGTTCGTCGACAGCGTGATGGTGCTGTGGCAGGCGACCGACCGCGTCTCGACGGCGATGGTCGAGGGGTACCGCTCGCGCGAGATCCAGCTGCAGACCCGGGTGAACCGGCGCCGGGAGCGGCTGGTCCGGGTGCTCGTCGAGGGCCGGGGCGTCGACCCGGCCGTGGCCGCGGACGCCGAGGCCGACCTCGGCCTGCCCGGGCACGGCCGGTACGTCGTGGTCCTGGTGGTCTGCGATCTGACGGCCGAGGAGATGGGGCCCGTGCCCGAGCTGGCGGCGCTCGGGGTGCGCGTGGTCGTGGCGCCCTACCGGGACCGGGTGGTGTGGCTGGTGGAGCTGGGCGGGCACACCGCCGACCGGCTGGCCGGCCTCCTGGCCCCTCACCTGCGCCACCGGGCGGCCCTGTCCGGCGAGGTCGACGGCCTGGCCGAGATCGGCATCGCCTACCAGCTGGCGGAAATCGCGCTGCACACGCAGGCCCCGGACGTGCCGGGCCTCGCCGTGCTCGACGACCGGCTGCCCGAGGCACTGGTCGTCGCCAGCCCGCGGCTGGCCCACCGGCTGGCGGCCCGGACCCTGGGCCGCGTCCTGGACCTCGAAGACGAGGAGCGCCAGGTCCTGCTGGACACCCTGCGGGCCTGGTTCGGCGCGGACCGCTCCCCCACCCGCGCGGGCGAACTGCTGTACTGCCACCGCAACACGGTGCTCAACCGGCTGCGCAAACTCGAGCAGCTGACCGGGGCGTCCCTGGAAGACGACCGCCACCAGCTGTGCTGCCGGCTGGCCTTGCTGGCCCACGACCACCTGCGCCGCGAGTGA
- a CDS encoding acyl carrier protein, whose protein sequence is MSPSDDVERTLVQLIAKVSGTDPVALSAGRPLTGLSLRDELDIDSLAMVELTDEIENNYGLTIPEDGLHRLQTFGDVADYLRAAA, encoded by the coding sequence GTGAGCCCTTCGGACGACGTCGAGCGCACCCTGGTCCAGCTGATCGCGAAGGTGTCCGGCACCGACCCGGTGGCGCTGTCCGCCGGCCGCCCGCTGACCGGGCTGTCGCTGCGCGACGAACTGGACATCGACTCGCTGGCCATGGTCGAGCTGACCGACGAGATCGAGAACAACTACGGCCTGACGATCCCCGAGGACGGCCTGCACCGGCTGCAGACCTTCGGCGACGTCGCCGACTACCTGCGCGCCGCGGCGTGA
- a CDS encoding endo-1,4-beta-xylanase, with translation MAESSSDLRRRRWWRSTTTRVLAGVATLAATATVLVTAPGADAAASTLGAAAAQSGRYFGTAIAAGRLSNSAYTTIAAREFNMVTPENEMKPDATEPNQNQFNFSAGDQVYNWAISHGSRVRGHTLAWHGQQPGWMQSMGGSALRSAMINHIQKVMAHYQGKLAYWDVVNEAYNEDGSRRQSNLQGTGNDWIEVAFRTARAADPSTKLCYNDYNIDNWNYAKTQGVYRMVQDFKSRGVPIDCVGLQAHFTGGSSVPSSLQTTISSFAALGVDVALTEVDVTNANTSQYSALTQACMNVARCVGITVWGVRDSDSWRSSESPLLFDGNGNKKAAYNSVLNALNAAGPGPTTTPTTPTTTPTDTTTPTTTPTTPGGGSCTATLSAGQSWGDRYNLNVSVSGSSSWTVTMNVPSPERISTTWNINATWPSSQVLIATPNGSGNNWGVTIMTNGNWTWPGVSCSAS, from the coding sequence ATGGCGGAAAGTTCGTCGGACCTGCGCCGCAGGCGCTGGTGGCGGTCGACGACCACTCGAGTACTGGCGGGCGTGGCGACCTTGGCCGCGACCGCAACCGTGCTGGTGACGGCGCCCGGCGCGGACGCCGCGGCGAGCACGCTGGGCGCCGCGGCCGCACAGTCCGGCCGGTACTTCGGCACGGCGATCGCCGCCGGTCGGCTGAGCAATTCGGCCTACACCACGATCGCGGCGCGCGAGTTCAACATGGTGACGCCCGAAAACGAAATGAAGCCGGACGCGACCGAGCCGAACCAGAACCAGTTCAACTTCTCGGCGGGCGACCAGGTCTACAACTGGGCGATCAGCCACGGTTCCCGGGTCCGGGGGCACACCCTCGCCTGGCACGGGCAGCAACCCGGCTGGATGCAGAGCATGGGCGGCAGTGCGCTGCGCAGCGCGATGATCAACCACATCCAGAAGGTGATGGCCCACTACCAGGGCAAGCTCGCCTACTGGGACGTGGTCAACGAGGCCTACAACGAAGACGGCAGCCGTCGTCAGTCCAACCTGCAGGGCACCGGCAACGACTGGATCGAGGTCGCCTTCCGGACCGCCCGCGCGGCCGACCCGTCGACCAAGCTGTGCTACAACGACTACAACATCGACAACTGGAACTACGCCAAGACCCAAGGCGTCTACCGCATGGTCCAGGACTTCAAGTCCCGCGGCGTGCCGATCGACTGCGTCGGGCTGCAGGCCCACTTCACCGGCGGCAGCTCGGTCCCGAGCAGCCTGCAGACCACGATCTCCAGCTTCGCGGCGCTCGGCGTCGACGTGGCGCTGACCGAGGTCGACGTCACGAACGCGAACACTTCGCAGTACTCGGCGCTGACCCAGGCGTGCATGAACGTCGCCCGCTGCGTCGGCATCACCGTGTGGGGTGTGCGGGACAGCGACTCCTGGCGGTCCAGCGAGAGCCCGCTGCTGTTCGACGGCAACGGCAACAAGAAGGCCGCCTACAACTCGGTGCTGAACGCCCTCAACGCCGCCGGCCCCGGCCCGACCACGACACCGACGACACCCACGACCACCCCGACGGACACCACGACCCCGACGACCACGCCCACGACACCGGGCGGGGGCAGTTGCACGGCAACGCTTTCGGCCGGGCAGTCCTGGGGTGACCGGTACAACCTGAACGTCTCGGTCAGCGGCTCCTCCTCGTGGACGGTCACGATGAACGTGCCCAGCCCCGAGCGGATCAGCACCACCTGGAACATCAACGCCACCTGGCCCAGCAGCCAGGTGCTCATCGCGACACCCAACGGCAGCGGCAACAACTGGGGTGTCACCATCATGACCAACGGGAACTGGACCTGGCCCGGCGTCAGCTGCAGCGCCTCCTGA
- a CDS encoding 3-oxoacyl-ACP synthase III family protein, translated as MHVAIGGVSAYLPPALVTDREIEARIDRESPGFTPRPGAIRKLSGIKTRHRAATGELASDLAVAAAAKLLSGAGLGAHDVDLLVFASASQDLIEPATAHVVAAKLGASCPVFDVKNACNSFLNGMQVAEALIRSGQYRRVLVCTGETGSRVVRWSVADREQFVDSLAGYTLSDAGAAMLLEASAAPGLFHRDFSADSSCWDVASIPGHGGANSRDPVTDGYLTGDGRTLMESVVRGIRPQLDAALARTGLSRDDFALFCVHQVGVPHLRAFLDCSGVPEDKLVVTIAEHGNVASCSLPLQLSLALESGRCGPGDKVAFIGLAGGVSVGTVFAELPS; from the coding sequence ATGCACGTGGCGATCGGCGGGGTGTCCGCCTACCTGCCCCCGGCTCTGGTCACCGACCGCGAGATCGAGGCCCGCATCGACCGCGAGAGCCCGGGCTTCACGCCCCGGCCGGGGGCGATCCGCAAGCTCAGCGGGATCAAGACCCGGCACCGCGCCGCTACCGGGGAGCTCGCCTCCGACCTCGCCGTGGCCGCGGCCGCGAAACTGCTGTCCGGCGCGGGCTTGGGTGCGCACGACGTGGACCTGCTCGTGTTCGCGTCCGCCTCCCAGGACCTCATCGAACCGGCCACAGCGCACGTCGTGGCCGCGAAGCTCGGCGCGTCCTGCCCGGTGTTCGACGTCAAGAACGCCTGCAACAGCTTCCTCAACGGGATGCAGGTCGCCGAAGCGCTCATCCGCTCCGGGCAGTACCGCCGCGTCCTGGTGTGCACCGGCGAGACCGGCTCCCGGGTGGTCCGGTGGTCGGTCGCCGACCGCGAGCAGTTCGTGGACTCCCTCGCCGGGTACACCCTGTCCGACGCCGGTGCGGCGATGCTGCTGGAAGCCTCGGCCGCACCGGGCCTGTTCCACCGGGACTTCTCGGCCGATTCGTCCTGCTGGGACGTCGCCTCGATTCCGGGGCACGGCGGCGCGAACTCCCGTGACCCGGTCACCGACGGCTACCTGACGGGCGACGGCCGCACCCTGATGGAGTCCGTCGTGCGCGGCATCCGGCCGCAGCTGGACGCGGCACTGGCCCGCACCGGCCTGAGCCGGGACGACTTCGCGCTGTTCTGCGTGCACCAGGTCGGTGTGCCGCACCTGCGGGCGTTCCTGGACTGCAGCGGGGTGCCCGAAGACAAGCTCGTCGTGACGATCGCCGAGCACGGCAACGTCGCTTCGTGCAGCCTGCCGCTGCAGCTGAGCCTGGCGCTGGAGTCGGGCCGGTGCGGGCCGGGCGACAAGGTCGCGTTCATCGGGCTGGCCGGGGGCGTCAGCGTCGGCACGGTGTTCGCGGAGCTGCCGTCATGA